The following are from one region of the Gloeomargarita lithophora Alchichica-D10 genome:
- the pstS gene encoding phosphate ABC transporter substrate-binding protein PstS: MRRRRYLYLSTLVGLGAVACQSKPVPPPETTPAPGEPVFLNGAGATFPSFLYLKWFAEYQKLYPEVQISYQPIGSAAGIQQFLTGTLDFAGSDVAMTDAEAAKLKQGALFVPMTAGSVAVVYNIPGIPTGLKLSRQLLPAIFLGQITRWNDPELAVLNPELTLPNLPITVVYRSDGSGTTAIFTSHLSAIDPLWQNQVGTGLTVNWPVGTGIKDNAGISAQIQQGEGVIGYVETAYAQQLKLATAALENQSGKFLLPTKNSVEKAVADVKLDAKLRGFIPDPASPEAYPIVSYSWFLIYQKYEDKNKGETLRKFIKWALVEGQKFGLELGYVPLPGPVVAQAQTLMQQHTLVASP; encoded by the coding sequence ATGCGCCGTCGTCGTTACCTTTATCTCAGTACATTAGTTGGGCTAGGAGCCGTTGCTTGCCAATCCAAGCCCGTTCCCCCGCCGGAAACTACCCCTGCGCCGGGGGAACCTGTATTTTTGAATGGGGCAGGAGCTACGTTTCCCTCGTTTTTATATCTGAAATGGTTTGCAGAGTATCAAAAACTCTATCCCGAAGTCCAGATTTCCTATCAACCCATTGGCAGTGCCGCCGGGATTCAGCAGTTTCTCACCGGTACGTTAGATTTTGCGGGCAGTGATGTGGCGATGACCGATGCGGAGGCAGCCAAGTTAAAGCAGGGAGCTTTGTTTGTGCCCATGACAGCGGGGAGCGTGGCGGTGGTTTATAACATTCCGGGGATACCCACGGGTTTGAAACTGTCTCGCCAACTCCTACCGGCAATTTTCCTGGGGCAAATTACCCGCTGGAATGACCCGGAGTTAGCAGTATTGAACCCTGAATTAACCCTACCAAATTTGCCGATTACGGTGGTGTACCGCTCCGATGGTAGTGGCACTACGGCAATTTTTACCAGTCATTTAAGTGCCATTGATCCCCTATGGCAAAACCAGGTGGGGACGGGCTTAACGGTGAATTGGCCGGTGGGCACCGGGATTAAAGATAATGCGGGCATTAGTGCCCAAATTCAGCAGGGAGAAGGAGTAATTGGCTATGTGGAAACCGCCTACGCCCAGCAGTTGAAGTTAGCAACGGCGGCCTTGGAAAATCAAAGCGGTAAGTTTCTTTTGCCCACCAAAAATTCGGTGGAAAAAGCGGTGGCAGATGTGAAGTTAGATGCTAAATTGCGGGGTTTTATCCCCGATCCCGCCAGCCCGGAAGCCTATCCAATTGTTAGCTATTCCTGGTTTTTGATTTACCAAAAATACGAGGATAAAAACAAGGGGGAAACCCTGCGAAAGTTCATCAAATGGGCGTTGGTGGAAGGGCAAAAATTTGGTTTGGAATTGGGCTATGTTCCCCTGCCAGGGCCGGTGGTGGCGCAGGCGCAAACTTTGATGCAACAGCATACCCTGGTGGCATCCCCTTAA